In a genomic window of Brassica rapa cultivar Chiifu-401-42 chromosome A10, CAAS_Brap_v3.01, whole genome shotgun sequence:
- the LOC103844762 gene encoding probable membrane-associated kinase regulator 5, producing the protein MDALSFVKFWLTNNTNGNKPRREIRISESAVESSTALGDSEVDLCEEDDSFFELEISLSDFSLKKNKIPEETEEKQNTFPVSKSKVLPFVETTSKPQSPITLLQPSEKLRAFSFKKSTTTEKKEPNSRSLNVRFRFEDETTRCEDSASSVPSSSKRFFDLIKPLYNKTTKKQSINSVSTSPASSPAAREKQRSNITRSVRRQLGKSRSASATVGAMSPVKRLDESLQVQQDGIQSAILHCKKSFHGSRESSMLSRSTSESSSQEKLSTSSSEDSYLFSRMSSDSMSEKSIDSLTSIKEQREKISD; encoded by the exons atggATGCTCTTAGCTTTGTGAAATTTTGGCTAACCAATAACACCAACGGCAATAAACCCCGCCGTGAAATCAGAATCTCAGAATCCGCCGTCGAATCCTCTACCGCATTGGGAGACTCCGAAGTTGATCTCTGCGAAGAAGACGATTCTTTCTTCGAGCTCGAGATCTCTCTCTCCGACTTCTccttaaagaaaaacaaaattcctgaagaaacagaagaaaaacAGAACACGTTCCCTGTCTCCAAAAGCAAAGTCCTCCCTTTCGTCGAAACCACCTCGAAACCTCAATCTCCAATCACTCTCCTACAACCCAGTGAAAAGCTCCGTGCTTTCTCCTTCAAGAAGTCAACGACGACGGAGAAGAAAGAACCCAACAGCAGAAGCCTCAACGTAAGGTTCAGATTCGAAGACGAGACAACGAGGTGTGAAGACTCTGCTTCCTCTGTTCCTTCCTCCTCAAAGAGATTCTTTGATCTCATCAAGCCATTGTACAATAAAACAACGAAAAAACAGAGCATCAACAGTGTGTCCACTTCTCCGGCGTCTTCACCGGCGGCGAGAGAGAAACAGAGGAGTAATATTACTCGAAGTGTGAGGAGACAACTTGGGAAGAGCCGGTCGGCGTCTGCGACTGTCGGAGCCATGTCTCCGGTGAAGAGACTCGACGAGTCTTTACAAGTGCAACAAGATGGGATTCAAAGTGCGATTCTCCACTGCAAGAAATCGTTTCACGGGTCGAGAG AATCTTCTATGTTGTCCCGATCTACTAGTGAATCTTCCTCACAAGAGAAGCTCAGTACTTCGTCTTCTGAAG attcgTATTTGTTTTCAAGAATGTCAAGCGATTCAATGTCGGAGAAATCAATCGATAGTCTGACTTCAATCAAGGAACAGAGGGAGAAGATTAGCGATTAG